In one Deltaproteobacteria bacterium genomic region, the following are encoded:
- a CDS encoding transglycosylase SLT domain-containing protein: MRRESRFDPRAVSSVGAVGLTQIMHQTARRLGMKSLFVPPYLDKALDLHRKARRQRQQAMEALFMIHTGDDLRHAREARNLMQRSLELEKKKDRLFKKYRHELLDGKKDDRLVPSRAIEFGLMYFSRLLRAQEGDISLALASYNAGPHRVKKYGGIPPFAETVHFRNQVLRYYREYLQKMKGLM; encoded by the coding sequence ATGCGAAGGGAATCCAGGTTTGATCCCCGGGCCGTATCATCGGTGGGGGCGGTTGGACTCACACAAATCATGCACCAAACGGCACGGCGGCTCGGGATGAAAAGCCTTTTCGTCCCTCCGTACCTCGATAAGGCCCTGGACCTTCACAGGAAGGCCCGGAGGCAACGGCAACAGGCCATGGAAGCCCTTTTTATGATCCACACAGGGGATGATCTTCGCCACGCAAGGGAGGCGAGGAATCTCATGCAACGTTCCCTGGAACTTGAAAAGAAAAAGGATCGGCTCTTCAAGAAATACCGGCATGAACTCCTGGACGGCAAAAAGGACGACCGTCTGGTGCCCTCCAGGGCCATCGAATTCGGCCTCATGTATTTCAGCCGGCTGTTGAGGGCCCAGGAAGGGGATATCAGCCTCGCCCTGGCCTCTTACAACGCAGGTCCCCACCGGGTCAAGAAATACGGTGGAATCCCACCTTTCGCTGAAACGGTTCATTTCCGCAATCAAGTCCTTCGATATTACCGGGAATATCTTCAAAAAATGAAAGGCCTGATGTAA
- a CDS encoding phosphoribosylaminoimidazolesuccinocarboxamide synthase: MTGQILSESRFEDLDLLKRGKVRDVYEVDGRLLIVASDRISAFDVVMEDPIPDKGKILTQLSLFWFDYLGDIVENHVVSTNPEEYPPPCRKYARELEGRSMLVQRAEPLPVECIVRGYLSGSGWKEYQAKGSICGIPLPPGLRESEELPEPIFTPSTKAEKGIHDENISFEEVEALLGKEDAEKIRELSLALYRAGRDFAAQRGIIIADTKFEFGRKDGRIILIDEVLTPDSSRFWPMDTYSPGASQQSFDKQFVRDYLEGLDWPKTPPPPRLPPRIIEKTREKYLEALKRLTGHGLL, encoded by the coding sequence ATGACGGGTCAAATCCTATCCGAATCGCGTTTTGAAGACCTTGATCTTCTTAAAAGGGGAAAGGTAAGAGATGTCTATGAGGTGGACGGCCGCCTGTTGATCGTCGCCAGTGACCGGATCTCCGCCTTCGACGTGGTCATGGAAGACCCCATTCCCGATAAGGGCAAGATCCTTACCCAGCTCTCCCTGTTTTGGTTCGACTATCTCGGGGACATCGTGGAAAACCATGTCGTTTCCACCAATCCGGAGGAATACCCCCCTCCCTGCAGGAAATACGCCCGGGAACTCGAGGGCCGAAGCATGCTGGTCCAAAGGGCGGAACCTCTTCCAGTTGAATGTATTGTCAGGGGATACCTGTCCGGATCCGGGTGGAAAGAGTACCAGGCCAAGGGGAGTATCTGCGGAATTCCACTGCCCCCAGGACTCCGCGAATCGGAGGAACTTCCTGAACCCATCTTTACCCCTTCCACCAAAGCGGAGAAGGGGATTCATGACGAAAACATCTCCTTCGAAGAGGTTGAAGCCCTCCTGGGAAAAGAGGATGCCGAGAAAATCCGGGAACTCAGTCTGGCCCTCTACCGGGCCGGAAGGGATTTTGCAGCCCAACGGGGTATCATCATCGCCGATACAAAGTTCGAGTTCGGGAGAAAGGACGGGCGCATCATTCTCATCGACGAGGTCCTGACCCCTGACTCCTCCCGCTTCTGGCCCATGGACACCTATAGCCCCGGCGCTTCCCAGCAGAGTTTTGACAAGCAATTCGTGAGGGACTATCTGGAGGGCCTTGATTGGCCCAAGACCCCTCCTCCGCCCAGACTTCCTCCCCGTATTATCGAAAAGACCCGGGAGAAATACCTGGAGGCGCTGAAAAGGCTCACGGGCCATGGACTGCTCTAG
- the grpE gene encoding nucleotide exchange factor GrpE: MTEKKEDKDIKITINHDVSRQQSEREEQEPEKKPPEEMSKEELIERLKGLEEEKSRIFDLYLRAQAEMENLKKRTKKEKEDWRKYANESLIKEILPVMDNLEKAVSHSGDENSMDALKQGVELTLKGLKDCLKKFGLEEVKAEGEPFDPCYHEAVSEGEDDTVKPGTVIHQLQKGYILNERLIRPAMVVVSKGGGDDTPDQEDASNKICENK, from the coding sequence ATGACCGAAAAGAAAGAAGACAAGGACATCAAGATTACCATCAATCATGATGTCTCCCGGCAACAGTCGGAAAGGGAGGAACAGGAGCCGGAGAAAAAACCGCCTGAGGAGATGTCCAAGGAAGAGTTGATCGAGAGGTTGAAGGGCCTTGAGGAGGAGAAATCCAGGATCTTCGACCTCTATCTCCGGGCACAGGCGGAAATGGAGAACCTCAAGAAGAGGACCAAAAAAGAAAAAGAGGACTGGCGAAAGTATGCCAACGAGTCCCTCATCAAGGAGATCCTGCCGGTCATGGACAATCTCGAAAAGGCGGTCTCCCACTCCGGCGATGAAAATTCCATGGACGCTTTGAAACAGGGGGTTGAACTGACCCTGAAGGGGCTCAAGGATTGCCTGAAAAAATTCGGATTGGAAGAAGTGAAGGCCGAAGGGGAGCCCTTTGATCCATGTTACCACGAAGCGGTCTCGGAGGGAGAGGACGACACCGTCAAACCCGGCACTGTGATCCATCAACTCCAGAAAGGATACATCCTCAATGAACGCCTGATCCGTCCCGCCATGGTGGTTGTAAGCAAGGGTGGGGGAGACGACACACCCGACCAGGAGGATGCATCAAATAAGATATGTGAAAATAAATAA
- the dnaK gene encoding molecular chaperone DnaK, whose protein sequence is MGKIIGIDLGTTNSCVAVMEGGDPVVIANSEGSRTTPSIVAFNEKGERLVGQIAKRQAITNPENTIFGVKRLIGRKFDSSEVQNDIKVLPYKITKAANGDAQVEVRGKAYSPAEISSIILQKMKQTAEDYLGEKVTEAVITVPAYFNDSQRQATKDAGRIAGLNVLRIINEPTAASLAYGLDKKGDKKIAVFDLGGGTFDISILEIGEGVFEVKSTNGDTHLGGEDFDLRIVDYLADEFMKDQGIDLRKDKMALQRLKEAAEKAKMELSGAQETDINLPFITADASGPKHLNIKLSRAKLEALVDDLIEKVVGPCNIALKDSGLSAGEIDEVILVGGMTRMPKVQQKVKEIFGKEPSKGVNPDEVVAIGAAIQGGVLKGEVKDVLLLDVTPLSLGIETLGGVFTKLIEKNTTIPTKKSQIFSTAADNQPAVEIHVLQGEREMAADNKTLGRFQLVGIPPAPRGVPQIEVTFDIDANGIVNVSAKDMGTGKEQSIKITASSGLSEEEIQRLVKDAEMHQEEDRKKRELVDARNMADSLIYSTEKSIKEAGDKLDASAKAEIDRAIENLRKAMETDNTEEIKRLSDELTQASHKLAEAMYAKASQEQAGQQQSGGTEPSKDEDVVDADFEEVNK, encoded by the coding sequence ATGGGGAAAATAATCGGTATCGATCTTGGGACGACCAATTCGTGCGTGGCGGTGATGGAAGGGGGAGATCCCGTGGTAATAGCCAATTCGGAGGGAAGCCGAACGACACCCTCTATCGTGGCCTTCAATGAAAAGGGGGAGAGGCTCGTAGGGCAGATCGCCAAACGTCAGGCTATTACCAACCCTGAAAACACGATATTCGGTGTCAAACGGCTCATCGGGCGCAAATTCGACTCGAGCGAGGTCCAAAATGACATCAAGGTGCTCCCCTACAAGATCACCAAGGCGGCCAATGGGGACGCACAGGTGGAGGTGAGAGGCAAGGCATACAGTCCTGCTGAGATCTCTTCCATCATTCTTCAAAAGATGAAGCAGACCGCCGAGGACTACCTTGGTGAGAAGGTGACGGAGGCCGTCATTACGGTCCCCGCATATTTCAACGACAGCCAGAGGCAGGCCACAAAGGATGCGGGCCGGATTGCAGGTCTCAATGTATTGCGTATCATCAACGAGCCCACTGCGGCTTCCCTCGCCTACGGCCTGGACAAAAAAGGGGACAAAAAAATCGCCGTGTTCGACCTGGGCGGAGGGACCTTCGATATTTCCATCCTGGAGATCGGTGAAGGCGTCTTTGAAGTAAAGTCCACCAACGGTGACACCCACTTGGGAGGTGAAGACTTCGACCTGAGGATCGTCGACTACCTAGCCGACGAGTTCATGAAGGACCAGGGGATCGATCTCAGGAAGGACAAGATGGCACTCCAGAGGCTGAAGGAGGCTGCTGAAAAGGCCAAGATGGAGTTGTCCGGGGCCCAGGAGACGGATATCAACCTTCCATTCATCACGGCGGATGCCAGCGGACCCAAGCACCTGAACATCAAATTGAGCCGGGCCAAGCTGGAGGCCCTGGTGGACGATCTCATCGAAAAGGTGGTGGGTCCATGTAACATCGCCCTCAAGGATTCCGGACTCTCAGCAGGGGAGATCGACGAGGTGATCCTGGTGGGCGGAATGACCCGGATGCCTAAGGTCCAGCAGAAAGTCAAGGAGATCTTTGGGAAAGAGCCCAGCAAGGGTGTCAACCCTGACGAAGTGGTGGCCATCGGCGCCGCTATCCAGGGTGGTGTACTCAAAGGAGAGGTCAAGGACGTTCTGCTCTTGGACGTCACACCCCTGTCCCTTGGAATCGAAACCCTGGGAGGGGTGTTCACCAAATTGATCGAGAAAAACACCACCATTCCCACCAAGAAAAGCCAGATCTTCTCCACGGCCGCTGACAACCAGCCGGCTGTAGAGATCCATGTTCTTCAAGGGGAGCGGGAGATGGCCGCTGACAACAAGACCCTCGGTCGCTTTCAACTCGTGGGCATTCCACCGGCTCCCCGCGGTGTGCCGCAGATCGAGGTTACCTTCGATATCGACGCGAACGGTATCGTGAACGTCTCGGCCAAGGACATGGGAACCGGGAAGGAGCAGTCCATCAAGATCACGGCATCGAGCGGTCTGTCCGAGGAAGAAATCCAGCGACTCGTTAAAGACGCCGAGATGCATCAGGAGGAGGACCGCAAGAAAAGAGAACTGGTGGACGCCAGGAACATGGCTGATTCCTTGATCTATTCCACCGAGAAATCCATCAAGGAGGCGGGGGACAAGCTCGACGCCTCGGCCAAGGCGGAAATCGACCGGGCGATAGAAAACCTTCGCAAGGCCATGGAGACGGATAACACCGAGGAGATCAAGCGGCTCTCCGACGAGTTGACCCAGGCCTCCCACAAGCTCGCCGAGGCCATGTATGCCAAGGCGTCCCAGGAACAGGCAGGTCAACAGCAATCCGGGGGAACCGAGCCTTCCAAGGATGAAGATGTGGTCGACGCGGATTTCGAGGAAGTGAACAAGTGA
- a CDS encoding penicillin-binding protein activator produces the protein MRTAFMRFKGAVPVLLIGAALFLWGCGGPKVAVEPLPVKEDPRILFSRAEESFHEGRYDQALEEYRLYLEKYPGAEQAGTALYRMARINDQLSRYKTALPLYLRLTRDFPAFSRRPDIQFRVAELYYRLGDYDRCKSTALEWLVKYREDPLRKNVFLLLAGCAQVLGNIPDTAFWWIKAAGVPGLSPDEKQSLAEKITGLIRESTLEDLQKMAEGAEGTPFAPHIYHRLAELFLEKRDLQNARKAAMALVRSTPEQSWVSLGRRILDRVEAELSVKPGAIGCLLPLSGPFAIYGQEVLNGILLGMNLFNDSGENQGIELIIKDTAGKPERAASMIQDLAERGKVIAVIGPLASKPALAAAGKAQELGVPLITLTQADDITSRGEMVFRNFLTPKKEVRRIVDKAVYELGMTHFGILYPETPYGRVLMNLFWDRVEALGGSIMAVESYDPRETDFAAQIKKMVGLYYPRPESVKRMLREKKALEGNEKNMEEEDGEKKEEPEPIVDFEAVFIPDNYQQVALIAPQFPFNNVFNIRFLGTSLWQSPELIDQAGEYIQGALFPTGFFPGEDDEKVEKFVTRYKTDFEAEPGILAATGYDTIRIVKQVLHETPIRTREDFRKGLLSSEGLDGLTGKIAFDPQGEVLKEPLLLTVSGKHFIVAP, from the coding sequence GTGAGAACCGCTTTCATGCGATTCAAAGGGGCTGTCCCCGTCCTGTTAATCGGGGCGGCCCTTTTCCTATGGGGATGCGGGGGGCCCAAGGTGGCGGTGGAGCCTCTCCCCGTCAAAGAGGATCCCCGCATCCTTTTCTCAAGGGCAGAGGAAAGCTTCCATGAGGGGAGGTATGATCAGGCCCTTGAAGAATACCGACTTTATCTGGAAAAATACCCCGGCGCAGAGCAGGCGGGAACCGCCCTTTACCGGATGGCCCGGATCAATGACCAACTCAGCCGATATAAAACCGCCCTGCCCCTCTACCTCAGGCTGACCCGGGATTTTCCTGCCTTCTCAAGGCGACCCGACATCCAGTTCCGTGTAGCCGAGCTCTATTACCGTCTCGGGGATTATGACCGGTGTAAATCGACGGCCCTCGAATGGCTCGTTAAATACCGGGAAGATCCACTCCGAAAAAACGTCTTCCTGCTGCTGGCCGGTTGCGCCCAGGTCTTGGGGAATATTCCGGATACGGCCTTCTGGTGGATCAAGGCTGCCGGAGTTCCGGGGCTTTCCCCTGATGAAAAACAGAGCCTCGCTGAGAAGATCACCGGTCTTATCCGGGAGAGCACCCTGGAGGACCTCCAGAAAATGGCAGAGGGAGCCGAAGGGACCCCCTTTGCCCCCCACATCTACCACCGTCTCGCCGAACTCTTTCTCGAAAAGCGGGACCTCCAAAATGCCCGCAAAGCAGCCATGGCCCTTGTTCGTTCCACCCCCGAGCAATCATGGGTGTCACTCGGACGCCGGATCTTGGATCGTGTCGAAGCAGAATTGTCAGTGAAGCCGGGGGCCATAGGATGCCTCTTGCCCTTGAGCGGTCCCTTCGCCATTTACGGCCAGGAAGTGCTCAACGGCATACTGCTCGGGATGAACCTATTCAATGACTCGGGGGAGAATCAGGGAATCGAGCTGATCATCAAGGACACAGCCGGGAAGCCCGAAAGGGCCGCCTCCATGATCCAGGATCTTGCGGAAAGAGGGAAGGTCATAGCCGTCATCGGTCCCCTTGCAAGCAAACCCGCCCTGGCTGCCGCCGGAAAAGCCCAAGAATTGGGGGTGCCGCTTATAACCCTGACCCAGGCCGACGATATCACATCGCGAGGAGAGATGGTATTCCGAAACTTCCTCACCCCCAAAAAAGAGGTCCGGAGGATCGTGGACAAGGCCGTTTATGAACTGGGAATGACCCATTTCGGCATCTTATATCCCGAGACACCTTACGGACGGGTACTGATGAACCTTTTCTGGGACAGGGTGGAGGCCCTCGGTGGGAGCATCATGGCAGTTGAGTCCTATGATCCCAGGGAGACCGACTTCGCCGCCCAGATCAAAAAGATGGTGGGACTTTACTATCCCAGACCTGAATCCGTGAAACGAATGCTCAGGGAAAAAAAGGCGCTAGAGGGGAATGAAAAAAACATGGAAGAAGAGGATGGGGAGAAAAAGGAGGAGCCTGAGCCCATTGTAGATTTCGAGGCCGTCTTCATTCCCGACAACTATCAGCAGGTGGCCCTTATCGCCCCACAATTTCCCTTCAACAACGTATTCAATATCCGGTTCCTTGGTACCAGCCTCTGGCAATCTCCGGAACTCATTGATCAGGCGGGAGAATACATCCAGGGAGCACTCTTTCCAACCGGTTTCTTCCCCGGGGAAGATGACGAAAAGGTCGAAAAATTCGTAACACGTTACAAGACCGACTTCGAGGCCGAACCCGGCATCCTGGCGGCCACGGGGTACGATACCATCCGGATCGTAAAACAGGTGCTCCATGAGACCCCTATCCGGACCAGGGAAGATTTCAGGAAAGGTCTTCTCTCCTCAGAAGGGCTCGACGGCCTGACTGGGAAAATCGCCTTCGACCCCCAGGGTGAAGTCCTGAAGGAACCCCTCTTGTTAACGGTTTCAGGGAAACATTTCATCGTTGCCCCTTAG
- the tatC gene encoding twin-arginine translocase subunit TatC, which produces MDPDEKQPFLSHLEELRKRLISSAIAAGIGFAVCYFFSERLFEILVLPLKENMAEGDKLIFTSLPEMFFTYLKTAFVAGILLAAPYIFYQIWLFVAPGLYQKEKKLVIPFVIFSTILFVGGALFGYFVVFPFGFKFFMGFANEYIQAMPSVKLYFSFAIKLLFAFGLIFELPVVIYFLARMGVVTSDFLKQKRKYAILLTFVMAAILTPPDVVTQIMMAGPLIFLYEVGIVVSKIAGKRRRKKEESSGEKKN; this is translated from the coding sequence ATGGATCCTGATGAGAAGCAGCCCTTTCTCAGTCACCTGGAGGAATTGAGAAAGAGACTCATCTCCTCGGCCATCGCCGCTGGGATAGGTTTCGCTGTCTGCTATTTTTTTTCAGAAAGGCTCTTTGAAATCCTCGTCCTGCCCTTGAAAGAGAACATGGCCGAGGGGGACAAGCTGATTTTCACCAGCCTTCCGGAGATGTTTTTCACCTACCTCAAGACTGCTTTTGTGGCGGGCATTCTCCTGGCTGCTCCATACATCTTTTACCAGATCTGGCTTTTTGTCGCCCCAGGTCTCTATCAGAAGGAAAAGAAACTCGTCATTCCCTTTGTGATCTTCTCCACGATCCTGTTTGTCGGCGGAGCTCTTTTCGGGTATTTCGTGGTATTCCCCTTCGGGTTCAAGTTTTTCATGGGGTTCGCCAACGAGTACATCCAGGCCATGCCCTCGGTAAAGCTCTATTTTTCTTTCGCCATCAAGCTCCTTTTCGCCTTCGGCCTGATCTTTGAGCTGCCGGTCGTGATTTACTTCTTGGCCAGGATGGGTGTGGTGACGAGCGATTTCCTGAAGCAGAAACGAAAGTATGCCATACTGCTCACCTTTGTCATGGCCGCAATCCTGACCCCCCCGGACGTGGTGACCCAGATCATGATGGCGGGCCCCCTCATTTTTCTCTATGAGGTAGGAATTGTCGTCTCTAAAATCGCCGGAAAAAGGAGGAGAAAAAAGGAGGAATCATCCGGAGAGAAAAAGAATTGA
- the tatB gene encoding twin-arginine translocase subunit TatB → MFGIGFPELLIIMVIALVVIGPSKLPDLARALGKGMAEFRKATQEIKESLNLDEDIEEVKGDLADAVSGLEKPLDLEETDHDGDGKPPEETDREEGRSDPGTMVDSEAPPEEEGEEEKEKNGS, encoded by the coding sequence ATGTTCGGCATCGGATTTCCGGAATTGCTGATTATCATGGTCATCGCCCTCGTAGTGATCGGGCCGAGTAAACTCCCCGATCTTGCAAGGGCATTAGGAAAAGGAATGGCTGAGTTCCGCAAGGCAACCCAGGAGATCAAGGAAAGCCTCAACCTGGATGAGGATATTGAAGAGGTCAAGGGTGATCTGGCGGACGCCGTAAGCGGGCTGGAAAAACCCCTGGACCTGGAAGAGACCGACCATGATGGGGACGGCAAACCGCCGGAAGAGACGGACCGGGAGGAAGGGCGGAGTGATCCCGGTACGATGGTAGATTCGGAGGCTCCCCCCGAAGAAGAAGGCGAGGAGGAGAAGGAGAAGAATGGATCCTGA
- a CDS encoding N-acetyltransferase translates to MVRKAVTGDVKAIHGLLGHYAQQGLLLPRSLSELYDHMRDFFVIQGDGQREEILGACALGICWEDLAEIRSLAVTKGQQGRGYGKRLVETCIEEARSLGLPRVFALTYVPRFFLKLGFREVPKSSLPQKIWADCIHCPKFPDCDETAVLLEL, encoded by the coding sequence ATGGTACGAAAGGCCGTCACAGGAGATGTTAAGGCCATTCACGGGTTGTTGGGCCATTACGCCCAGCAAGGACTCCTGTTGCCCCGGTCACTCAGTGAGCTCTATGATCACATGAGGGATTTTTTCGTGATCCAGGGAGACGGGCAGAGAGAAGAGATCCTGGGGGCTTGCGCCCTGGGGATTTGCTGGGAGGATCTCGCGGAGATCCGTTCCCTTGCCGTCACCAAGGGACAACAGGGCAGGGGATACGGGAAGCGACTTGTGGAGACCTGTATCGAGGAGGCCCGAAGCCTCGGTTTGCCGAGGGTCTTCGCACTGACTTACGTGCCACGGTTCTTCCTGAAGCTTGGATTCAGGGAGGTTCCCAAGTCCTCGTTGCCCCAAAAGATTTGGGCGGATTGCATTCATTGTCCCAAGTTTCCCGACTGCGATGAGACGGCCGTGCTCCTTGAACTGTAA
- a CDS encoding SPOR domain-containing protein: MTAKGSKPGKGPKKTLRLEFTPFSLLLWVFGLFFLLAWIFALGIFVGRGYLPGAVTALTDLKGQVSRLQEMVSKDRNSEKVRRNLRESDPKLAFYEKLSGMREEVKLRERSETKDSGKSRTGTKKQHEIPTVSRKDSQKPSPSPPRHGTGSGVRYTVQLASLSDRFGAKKMIDRLIAKGYDAYFRETYVKGKTYFRVRCGTFHSREEAERYARKLLEREGLKGFVSRVD, encoded by the coding sequence ATGACCGCAAAGGGATCCAAGCCCGGAAAGGGCCCTAAGAAGACCTTGAGGCTGGAGTTCACCCCTTTTTCTTTGCTCCTCTGGGTGTTCGGCCTCTTTTTCCTCCTTGCCTGGATTTTTGCCCTGGGAATCTTCGTTGGACGTGGATACCTGCCGGGGGCGGTGACGGCCTTGACGGACCTGAAGGGCCAGGTCAGCAGGCTCCAGGAGATGGTCAGCAAGGACCGCAACAGCGAAAAAGTCAGGCGGAATCTGAGGGAGTCCGATCCCAAGCTGGCCTTCTACGAAAAGCTTTCCGGTATGAGGGAGGAGGTGAAGCTGCGGGAACGGTCCGAAACCAAGGATTCTGGGAAGAGCAGGACCGGAACCAAAAAACAACATGAAATTCCAACTGTATCCCGAAAGGATTCGCAGAAGCCCTCTCCATCGCCCCCCCGACACGGAACAGGGAGCGGGGTGCGCTATACCGTGCAGTTGGCTTCCCTTTCGGATCGTTTCGGGGCAAAAAAGATGATCGACCGCCTGATTGCCAAGGGGTACGATGCCTATTTTCGCGAAACGTACGTAAAGGGAAAGACCTATTTCCGGGTTCGATGCGGCACCTTCCATTCGCGGGAAGAAGCAGAGCGCTATGCCAGGAAGCTTCTGGAAAGGGAAGGGCTTAAGGGATTCGTTTCGCGTGTGGATTGA
- a CDS encoding arginine--tRNA ligase, whose product MKSTLDRLLKETLKKCFQDGSLKETPVPDYVIEVPNRPDHGHFATNLPMTLASSQGRAPRDIAAVLVEHLPEGGGFVERTEIAGPGFLNFWIKKGAWYKVLARIIEQGKEYGRSNLGKGEKIMIEFVSANPTGPLHLGHGRGAALGDTLCRILDFTGFDVGREFYINDAGNQVKLLGESIYSRWRQEAEPEYPFPENGYHGEYVSDLAREIAAEVDLSVMDREEAVALCADRGKEKILAEIRRDLADFRIHFDVWFSESRLYASGLLEQTLETAKRNGQLYEEDGALWIKTSLFGDDKDRVVRKQDGEYTYFATDIAYHLDKYRRGFTRAVNIWGADHHGYVQRMKAALVSHGIDRDWLSVLLVQLVKLWKEGREIKMSKRAGRYVSLREVMDEVGVDAARFAFLTKNHDSPIDFDVDLFKKTDSENPVYYIQYAHARISSIFRKAAVEGLSLPSNPDDILERLVLEEELALIRILEEFPSLLEEISRSLEPHRLTYYLKELAASFHKYFNLGTRTPENRIVNPMDPVLSRARLFLAEAVRIVLYNGLNLLGVHAPERM is encoded by the coding sequence ATGAAAAGTACTCTGGATCGATTGTTGAAAGAAACACTCAAGAAATGCTTCCAGGACGGAAGCCTGAAGGAAACTCCCGTTCCCGATTACGTGATCGAAGTGCCGAACCGGCCTGACCACGGGCATTTTGCGACCAACCTGCCCATGACCCTCGCCTCTTCTCAGGGGCGTGCGCCCAGGGACATCGCAGCCGTGCTGGTGGAGCATCTCCCGGAAGGGGGCGGATTTGTCGAGAGGACGGAGATCGCGGGCCCCGGGTTCCTGAATTTCTGGATAAAGAAGGGGGCGTGGTACAAGGTCCTGGCACGGATCATTGAGCAGGGGAAAGAATACGGCAGGAGCAACCTGGGTAAGGGTGAGAAGATCATGATCGAATTCGTGAGCGCCAATCCCACCGGTCCCTTACACCTGGGACATGGTAGGGGAGCGGCCCTTGGGGATACTCTTTGCAGGATCCTCGATTTCACCGGATTCGATGTGGGCCGTGAATTTTACATCAATGATGCCGGCAACCAGGTGAAGCTCCTTGGGGAATCCATTTACAGCCGGTGGAGGCAGGAAGCCGAGCCGGAATATCCTTTCCCCGAGAACGGATACCATGGTGAGTACGTCTCGGATCTGGCACGGGAGATCGCGGCTGAAGTCGATCTTTCCGTGATGGACCGCGAGGAGGCGGTGGCCCTTTGTGCTGACCGGGGCAAGGAGAAAATTCTTGCGGAGATCAGGCGGGATCTTGCCGACTTTCGGATCCACTTTGACGTGTGGTTCAGCGAAAGCCGACTCTATGCCTCAGGTCTCCTGGAGCAGACACTCGAAACGGCGAAGCGCAATGGTCAGCTTTACGAGGAGGACGGAGCCCTCTGGATCAAGACTTCCCTTTTCGGGGACGACAAGGACCGCGTTGTGCGGAAGCAGGACGGCGAATACACCTATTTTGCAACGGACATTGCCTATCATCTGGACAAGTACCGGCGGGGTTTCACCCGGGCCGTGAACATTTGGGGCGCCGACCACCATGGATACGTTCAGAGGATGAAAGCAGCCCTCGTAAGCCACGGGATCGACCGGGACTGGCTTTCGGTCCTGCTGGTTCAATTGGTCAAGCTCTGGAAAGAGGGAAGGGAGATAAAGATGTCCAAGCGGGCCGGACGCTATGTCTCCCTGCGGGAGGTGATGGACGAGGTCGGGGTGGATGCGGCACGTTTCGCCTTTCTCACCAAGAACCACGACTCTCCCATTGATTTCGACGTGGACCTTTTCAAGAAGACCGACAGTGAAAACCCCGTTTACTACATCCAGTACGCCCACGCGAGGATATCGAGTATTTTCAGGAAGGCGGCGGTTGAGGGCCTTTCTCTTCCTTCCAATCCGGACGATATCCTGGAGAGGCTTGTGCTGGAGGAGGAACTCGCACTGATCCGAATCCTGGAAGAGTTCCCCTCCCTTCTGGAGGAAATTTCCAGGAGCCTGGAACCCCACCGTTTGACCTATTATCTCAAGGAACTCGCGGCCTCCTTTCACAAGTACTTCAACCTGGGGACCCGCACTCCTGAGAACCGCATCGTGAATCCTATGGACCCAGTCCTCAGCCGGGCAAGGCTTTTCCTGGCCGAGGCGGTCCGAATCGTGTTATATAATGGACTCAATCTCTTGGGCGTTCACGCACCCGAGAGGATGTAA